The Cuculus canorus isolate bCucCan1 chromosome 16, bCucCan1.pri, whole genome shotgun sequence genome includes a region encoding these proteins:
- the ASXL1 gene encoding polycomb group protein ASXL1 isoform X2: protein MRAIPEWQMKRNRGEDIDFETPGSILVNTNLRALINSRTFNALPSHFQQQLLYLLPEVDRQVGADGLMRLSSSALNNEFFTHAAQSWRERLADGEFTHEMQVRIRQEMEKEKRVEQWKEKFFEDYYGQKLGLTQEESQEQNSVQEDAENRTRPSVKGEARLSRGPVTRQRDGRFKKRSRADLRCRARRSLYKLREPEQTEASKETASVGPESSPHKETKPEIDLKKDDVKNPSATVLKPESSELHLSPETSKSHSKSEELSVAAANRIPSLPQENAAREPKDQKRKCFAEAASASFPEKKPRLEDRQSFRNTIESVHPEKPQPTKEEPKVPPIRIQLSRIKPPWVVKGQPTYQICPRIIPNTEPSGWGRTGARTLADIKARALQARAQREAATAAIGGGGGPGGGRGTDEGGGGGESSSRREHRRSKRARGKRSADLQRTQLLSSPHLKGEKANAEMASQEADANSFFSSRQDPFSPKSEGGSSGEAQRHDGSPGRQPCDALTGSSVDNASSERQEESPEQLLCDPRTETISCIASQERQSAKAKRVVPLVNGLSGSRAQGAVIGPVGDGLVSDLKGVGTPAVQLDYHPDVKEESSSCPASLPESSSGGEGCHEPEVASRFRFNGSEMIVENCVAAGGNCEPVTAGVENADPVLCSFSHLQAAKESDGKLRDGEQNTESPMKPLLGSGFISQNTLDASEKCLQPRERSPRTGPEQAHQPLMENRELKTNGDDEIRSMHSETTDTASDFEGDIGDENIEMSLCFRSASYREVAGKDSSQHSSTERCGKIRSESPVEADRLAHLVDFPEVTAVSTAALSERWGLHAPLPQKPEQVTGSVSSIETNNPLVMQLLKGNLPLEEVLPVSHANVKLEIAQLPLDKDLESVSLQMERGIGCYFGKESSPDRGIKTSALSRSDDFNSVRSSIDASERKCGSEATEDAEEKSIPEKHSKVGSTLSCQDQVANVASASRRPEDVGPRERTFSSCSFEEQEELSKVHRVPQHDPVASGITNKSPEQSNASTEPRFLSPTVNSRGPNQTGGASVNKNHVGVQGKKLFGSGFPCSPGVRLHHSRAMDQVSAMGTLSPSKQIPLSKSCASGEGMPAAREEWTSKQRSDTLGGIRNENVLACSSPAKRNMENRKDAAQNPVELTEPLQSIPLGMDSPYFKFSREPGKGLAHPLEPSSLPSQLNIKQAFYGKLSKLQLNSTSFNYSSNTPAFPRSLAGSVMQLTHKANFSASRSTALSVQMFADSGSVDEIAFKCSCSLKAMIMCKGCGAFCHDDCIGPSKLCVLCLVVR, encoded by the exons ATGAGAGCGATACCAGAAT GGCAAATGAAACGGAACAGGGGTGAGGATATTGACTTTGAAACGCCTGGTTCCATTCTTGTCAATACAAACCTGCGAGCTCTGATAAACTCCAGAACTTTTAACGCGCTCCCGTCACACTTCCAGCAACAGCTTCTTTACCTCCTTCCAGAAGTGGACAGACAG GTTGGGGCTGACGGGCTCATGCGTCTCAGCAGCAGTGCTTTGAATAACGAGTTCTTCACCCACGCTGCGCAGAGCTGGAGAGAACGCCTGGCTGATG GTGAATTTACCCACGAGATGCAAGTTCGAATTCGGcaggagatggaaaaggaaaagagagtgGAGCAATGGAAAGAGAAGTTCTTTGAGGACTACTATGGACAAAA GTTGGGCTTGACCCAGGAAGAATCCCAGGAACAGAATTCGGTGCAAGAAGATGCTGAGAACAGGACAAGGCCATCCGTTAAAGGAGAAGCAAGGCTGTCGCGTGGTCCTGTTACACGGCAGAGGGATGGGCGCTTCAAGAAACGCTCACGGGCTGACCTGCGATGCCGAGCCAGGAGGAGCCTGTACAAATTGCGTGAGCCTGAGCAGACGGAGGCTTCCAAAGAGACGGCTTCTGTGGGACCAGAGTCCTCTCCTCACAAAGAGACAAAGCCTGAGATAGACCTGAAGAAGGATGACGTGAAAAACCCATCAGCGACTGTGCTGAAGCCAGAGAGTTCAGAATTGCACCTCTCACCAGAGACTTCTAAATCACACAGTAAATCGGAGGAGCTGTCAGTGGCAGCTGCAAACAGGATTCCCAGTTTGCCTCAGGAGAACGCTGCTCGGGAGCCCAAGGACCAGAAGAGGAAATGCTTTGCGGAGGCTGCCTCTGCGTCCTTCCCCGAAAAGAAGCCCCGGCTTGAAGATCGTCAGTCCTTTCGTAACACAATTGAAAGTGTTCACCCAGAAAAGCCACAGCCTACTAAAGAGGAGCCCAAAGTCCCACCCATCCGG aTTCAACTTTCACGTATTAAACCACCCTGGGTGGTTAAGGGTCAGCCCACTTACCAGATATGCCCCCGGATCATCCCCAACACAGAGCCCTCCGGCTGGGGCAGGACTGGGGCCAGAACACTCGCAGACATTAAAGCCCGTGCTCTGCAGGCCCGAGCCCAGCGAGAGGCTGCAACAGCTGCCATTGGAGGAGGGGGTGGCCCCGGTGGAGGGAGAGGCACTGACGAAGGAGGTGGCGGAGGAGAATCCAGCAGCCGTAGAGAGCACAGGAGATCAAAGAGAGCTCGTGGAAAGCGTTCGGCAGATCTACAACGAACACAATTACTGTCGTCTCCCCATCTGAAGGGAGAAAAGGCAAATGCTGAGATGGCTTCTCAGGAGGCTGACGCcaattccttcttctcttcaagACAAGACCCCTTTTCTCCAAAGAGTGAGGGCGGTAGCTCAGGGGAGGCTCAGCGCCATGATGGTTCACCTGGAAGGCAGCCCTGTGATGCTTTGACTGGGTCCTCCGTAGACAATGCATCTTctgagaggcaggaggagagccCAGAACAGCTCCTCTGTGACCCAAGGACCGAAACCATATCTTGCATTGCATCACAGGAGAGGCAGAGTGCAAAGGCGAAACGCGTGGTTCCTCTGGTGAACGGTCTGTCTGGTTCTCGGGCACAGGGAGCTGTGATCGGTCCTGTGGGAGACGGGCTTGTGTCAGACCTCAAAGGTGTTGGTACTCCTGCTGTGCAGCTGGATTATCATCCTGATGTAAAAGAAGAGTCTTCCAGTTGTCCTGCTTCTCTACCAGAATCCTCATCAGGTGGTGAAGGGTGCCATGAGCCTGAAGTGGCATCGAGGTTTAGATTTAATGGCTCTGAAATGATTGTGGAAAACTGTGTGGCCGCTGGTGGTAACTGTGAACCAGTGACTGCTGGAGTGGAGAACGCAGACCCTGTACTGTGCAGCTTTTCACACCTGCAGGCAGCGAAAGAGAGCGATGGCAAACTGAGGGATGGCGAACAGAACACAGAGTCTCCGATGAAACCCTTATTGGGTAGTGGCTTTATTTCTCAGAACACGCTGGATGCCTCGGAGAAATGTCTGCAGCCAAGGGAGAGGAGCCCCAGGACAGGGCCAGAACAAGCACATCAGCCACTGATGGAGAATCGAGAGCTCAAAACAAATGGAGATGATGAAATACGGAGTATGCACAGTGAAACAACAGATACTGCTTCAGATTTTGAAGGCGACATAGGTGATGAGAACATAGAGATGAGTCTGTGTTTCAGAAGTGCCAGCTATAGGGAGGTAGCTGGCAAAGACTcctcacagcacagcagcactgagagGTGCGGTAAGATTAGGTCAGAATCTCCTGTGGAAGCAGATCGTCTGGCCCATCTAGTGGACTTCCCCGAGGTCACAGCAGTGAGCACTGCAGCTCTGTCTGAGCGATGGGGACTGCATGCACCATTGCCCCAGAAGCCCGAGCAGGTAACGGGTTCTGTATCCTCTATTGAAACCAACAACCCCTTGGTGATGCAGCTGCTCAAGGGGAATCTTCCCTTGGAAGAAGTTCTCCCAGTATCTCATGCGAACGTCAAGCTGGAAATTGCACAGCTGCCACTGGACAAGGATTTGGAAAGTGTTTCCCTGCAAATGGAGAGAGGTATTGGTTGCTATTTTGGCAAAGAATCTTCTCCAGATAGAGGAATAAAGACGAGTGCCCTGAGCAGGAGTGATGACTTCAACTCAGTGAGATCTTCCATAGATGCCTCCGAGAGGAAGTGTGGATCAGAGGCCACAGAGGATGCAGAGGAGAAATCTATTCCAGAAAAACATTCCAAAGTTGGCTCAACTTTAAGCTGCCAAGACCAAGTGGCAAATGTGGCAAGTGCCTCTCGGAGGCCTGAAGATGTGGGCCCTCgggaaagaacattttcttcctgtagcTTTGAGGAGCAAGAGGAGTTGTCCAAGGTCCATCGGGTGCCACAGCACGACCCAGTGGCAAGCGGCATCACAAATAAAAGTCCGGAGCAGTCAAACGCCTCTACGGAGCCTCGGTTTTTATCTCCCACGGTAAATTCTCGTGGTCCAAATCAGACAGGAGGTGCCTCTGTCAATAAAAATCACGTTGGCGTTCAAGGCAAAAAACTCTTTGGTTCTGGCTTTCCTTGCAGTCCTGGTGTTCGGCTGCATCACTCCAGGGCTATGGATCAAGTTTCAGCCATGGGAACCTTGTCCCCCAGCAAACAGATTCCTCTGAGCAAGAGCTGTGCCTCCGGAGAAGGAATGCCAGCTGCAAGGGAGGAATGGACTTCAAAGCAGCGCTCCGACACCCTGGGAGGGATCAGGAATGAGAACGTGTTGGCATGCAGCAGCCCAGCTAAGCGGAACATGGAGAACCGGaaggatgcagcccagaaccCTGTGGAGCTGACGGAGCCCTTGCAAAGCATTCCTCTGGGTATGGACTCACCATATTTTAAGTTTTCGAGGGAACCAGGGAAAGGACTCGCTCACCCTTTGGAGCCTTCTTCCTTACCCTCTCAGCTCAATATCAAGCAAGCGTTTTATGGGAAGCTTTCTAAGCTGCAGCTCAATTCCACCAGCTTTAATTATTCATCCAACACTCCAGCTTTTCCCAGAAGCCTTGCTGGGAGCGTGATGCAGCTCACCCATAAAGCGAACTTTTCTGCAAGCCGGAGCACGGCCCT
- the ASXL1 gene encoding polycomb group protein ASXL1 isoform X1 has product MKEMKQRRKKERTWAEAARLVLENYSDAPMTPKQILQVIEAEGLKEMSGTSPLACLNAMLHSNSRSGDGLFYKLPGRISLFTLKKDALQWSRNLSVPEGEELEDTADAESCESNEASTVSGDNDVSLDETSSNASCSTESQSKGPAATRESHRTASQTTKQKKKTGVMLPRVVLTPLKVNGAHMESASGFTGRHADGESSSTSSSSSSSLALCKATLRSRTEINRDPPQLLRGIRKPAAGQMKRNRGEDIDFETPGSILVNTNLRALINSRTFNALPSHFQQQLLYLLPEVDRQVGADGLMRLSSSALNNEFFTHAAQSWRERLADGEFTHEMQVRIRQEMEKEKRVEQWKEKFFEDYYGQKLGLTQEESQEQNSVQEDAENRTRPSVKGEARLSRGPVTRQRDGRFKKRSRADLRCRARRSLYKLREPEQTEASKETASVGPESSPHKETKPEIDLKKDDVKNPSATVLKPESSELHLSPETSKSHSKSEELSVAAANRIPSLPQENAAREPKDQKRKCFAEAASASFPEKKPRLEDRQSFRNTIESVHPEKPQPTKEEPKVPPIRIQLSRIKPPWVVKGQPTYQICPRIIPNTEPSGWGRTGARTLADIKARALQARAQREAATAAIGGGGGPGGGRGTDEGGGGGESSSRREHRRSKRARGKRSADLQRTQLLSSPHLKGEKANAEMASQEADANSFFSSRQDPFSPKSEGGSSGEAQRHDGSPGRQPCDALTGSSVDNASSERQEESPEQLLCDPRTETISCIASQERQSAKAKRVVPLVNGLSGSRAQGAVIGPVGDGLVSDLKGVGTPAVQLDYHPDVKEESSSCPASLPESSSGGEGCHEPEVASRFRFNGSEMIVENCVAAGGNCEPVTAGVENADPVLCSFSHLQAAKESDGKLRDGEQNTESPMKPLLGSGFISQNTLDASEKCLQPRERSPRTGPEQAHQPLMENRELKTNGDDEIRSMHSETTDTASDFEGDIGDENIEMSLCFRSASYREVAGKDSSQHSSTERCGKIRSESPVEADRLAHLVDFPEVTAVSTAALSERWGLHAPLPQKPEQVTGSVSSIETNNPLVMQLLKGNLPLEEVLPVSHANVKLEIAQLPLDKDLESVSLQMERGIGCYFGKESSPDRGIKTSALSRSDDFNSVRSSIDASERKCGSEATEDAEEKSIPEKHSKVGSTLSCQDQVANVASASRRPEDVGPRERTFSSCSFEEQEELSKVHRVPQHDPVASGITNKSPEQSNASTEPRFLSPTVNSRGPNQTGGASVNKNHVGVQGKKLFGSGFPCSPGVRLHHSRAMDQVSAMGTLSPSKQIPLSKSCASGEGMPAAREEWTSKQRSDTLGGIRNENVLACSSPAKRNMENRKDAAQNPVELTEPLQSIPLGMDSPYFKFSREPGKGLAHPLEPSSLPSQLNIKQAFYGKLSKLQLNSTSFNYSSNTPAFPRSLAGSVMQLTHKANFSASRSTALSVQMFADSGSVDEIAFKCSCSLKAMIMCKGCGAFCHDDCIGPSKLCVLCLVVR; this is encoded by the exons atgaaggagaTGAAGCAGCGGAGGAAGAAGGAGCGCACGTGGGCCGAGGCCGCACGCCTG GTGCTGGAAAACTACTCTGATGCTCCTATGACCCCAAAACAGATCCTGCAGGTGATAGAGGCTGAAGGACTGAAGGAAATGAG CGGCACCTCACCCCTGGCCTGCCTCAACGCTATGCTGCACTCCAACTCCAGGAGTGGTGACGGCCTCTTCTACAAACTGCCCGGCCGCATCAGCCTCTTCACCCTCAAG AAGGATGCCTTGCAGTGGTCTCGGAACCTGTCTGTGCCAGAAggggaggagctggaggataCAGCAGACGCAGAGAGTTGCGAGTCCAATGAGGCGAGCACTGTGAGTGGTGATAATGACG TGTCCCTTGATGAAACCTCCTCTAACGCCTCATGTTCCACTGAGTCTCAGAGCAAGGGACCTGCAGCTACTAGGGAGAGCCACAGAACCGCCTCCCAG ACAACCAAGCAAAAGAAGAAGACTGGCGTAATGCTGCCACGTGTTGTCTTAACCCCACTGAAAGTAAACGGAGCACACATGGAGTCTGCCTCCG gCTTCACGGGCCGGCATGCCGAtggggagagcagcagcacctccagcagcagcagcagctccttggcCCTGTGCAAAGCCACGTTGCgtagcagaacagaaataaacaggGATCCTCCGCAGCTTCTGCGAGGTATCCGGAAGCCTGCAGCTG GGCAAATGAAACGGAACAGGGGTGAGGATATTGACTTTGAAACGCCTGGTTCCATTCTTGTCAATACAAACCTGCGAGCTCTGATAAACTCCAGAACTTTTAACGCGCTCCCGTCACACTTCCAGCAACAGCTTCTTTACCTCCTTCCAGAAGTGGACAGACAG GTTGGGGCTGACGGGCTCATGCGTCTCAGCAGCAGTGCTTTGAATAACGAGTTCTTCACCCACGCTGCGCAGAGCTGGAGAGAACGCCTGGCTGATG GTGAATTTACCCACGAGATGCAAGTTCGAATTCGGcaggagatggaaaaggaaaagagagtgGAGCAATGGAAAGAGAAGTTCTTTGAGGACTACTATGGACAAAA GTTGGGCTTGACCCAGGAAGAATCCCAGGAACAGAATTCGGTGCAAGAAGATGCTGAGAACAGGACAAGGCCATCCGTTAAAGGAGAAGCAAGGCTGTCGCGTGGTCCTGTTACACGGCAGAGGGATGGGCGCTTCAAGAAACGCTCACGGGCTGACCTGCGATGCCGAGCCAGGAGGAGCCTGTACAAATTGCGTGAGCCTGAGCAGACGGAGGCTTCCAAAGAGACGGCTTCTGTGGGACCAGAGTCCTCTCCTCACAAAGAGACAAAGCCTGAGATAGACCTGAAGAAGGATGACGTGAAAAACCCATCAGCGACTGTGCTGAAGCCAGAGAGTTCAGAATTGCACCTCTCACCAGAGACTTCTAAATCACACAGTAAATCGGAGGAGCTGTCAGTGGCAGCTGCAAACAGGATTCCCAGTTTGCCTCAGGAGAACGCTGCTCGGGAGCCCAAGGACCAGAAGAGGAAATGCTTTGCGGAGGCTGCCTCTGCGTCCTTCCCCGAAAAGAAGCCCCGGCTTGAAGATCGTCAGTCCTTTCGTAACACAATTGAAAGTGTTCACCCAGAAAAGCCACAGCCTACTAAAGAGGAGCCCAAAGTCCCACCCATCCGG aTTCAACTTTCACGTATTAAACCACCCTGGGTGGTTAAGGGTCAGCCCACTTACCAGATATGCCCCCGGATCATCCCCAACACAGAGCCCTCCGGCTGGGGCAGGACTGGGGCCAGAACACTCGCAGACATTAAAGCCCGTGCTCTGCAGGCCCGAGCCCAGCGAGAGGCTGCAACAGCTGCCATTGGAGGAGGGGGTGGCCCCGGTGGAGGGAGAGGCACTGACGAAGGAGGTGGCGGAGGAGAATCCAGCAGCCGTAGAGAGCACAGGAGATCAAAGAGAGCTCGTGGAAAGCGTTCGGCAGATCTACAACGAACACAATTACTGTCGTCTCCCCATCTGAAGGGAGAAAAGGCAAATGCTGAGATGGCTTCTCAGGAGGCTGACGCcaattccttcttctcttcaagACAAGACCCCTTTTCTCCAAAGAGTGAGGGCGGTAGCTCAGGGGAGGCTCAGCGCCATGATGGTTCACCTGGAAGGCAGCCCTGTGATGCTTTGACTGGGTCCTCCGTAGACAATGCATCTTctgagaggcaggaggagagccCAGAACAGCTCCTCTGTGACCCAAGGACCGAAACCATATCTTGCATTGCATCACAGGAGAGGCAGAGTGCAAAGGCGAAACGCGTGGTTCCTCTGGTGAACGGTCTGTCTGGTTCTCGGGCACAGGGAGCTGTGATCGGTCCTGTGGGAGACGGGCTTGTGTCAGACCTCAAAGGTGTTGGTACTCCTGCTGTGCAGCTGGATTATCATCCTGATGTAAAAGAAGAGTCTTCCAGTTGTCCTGCTTCTCTACCAGAATCCTCATCAGGTGGTGAAGGGTGCCATGAGCCTGAAGTGGCATCGAGGTTTAGATTTAATGGCTCTGAAATGATTGTGGAAAACTGTGTGGCCGCTGGTGGTAACTGTGAACCAGTGACTGCTGGAGTGGAGAACGCAGACCCTGTACTGTGCAGCTTTTCACACCTGCAGGCAGCGAAAGAGAGCGATGGCAAACTGAGGGATGGCGAACAGAACACAGAGTCTCCGATGAAACCCTTATTGGGTAGTGGCTTTATTTCTCAGAACACGCTGGATGCCTCGGAGAAATGTCTGCAGCCAAGGGAGAGGAGCCCCAGGACAGGGCCAGAACAAGCACATCAGCCACTGATGGAGAATCGAGAGCTCAAAACAAATGGAGATGATGAAATACGGAGTATGCACAGTGAAACAACAGATACTGCTTCAGATTTTGAAGGCGACATAGGTGATGAGAACATAGAGATGAGTCTGTGTTTCAGAAGTGCCAGCTATAGGGAGGTAGCTGGCAAAGACTcctcacagcacagcagcactgagagGTGCGGTAAGATTAGGTCAGAATCTCCTGTGGAAGCAGATCGTCTGGCCCATCTAGTGGACTTCCCCGAGGTCACAGCAGTGAGCACTGCAGCTCTGTCTGAGCGATGGGGACTGCATGCACCATTGCCCCAGAAGCCCGAGCAGGTAACGGGTTCTGTATCCTCTATTGAAACCAACAACCCCTTGGTGATGCAGCTGCTCAAGGGGAATCTTCCCTTGGAAGAAGTTCTCCCAGTATCTCATGCGAACGTCAAGCTGGAAATTGCACAGCTGCCACTGGACAAGGATTTGGAAAGTGTTTCCCTGCAAATGGAGAGAGGTATTGGTTGCTATTTTGGCAAAGAATCTTCTCCAGATAGAGGAATAAAGACGAGTGCCCTGAGCAGGAGTGATGACTTCAACTCAGTGAGATCTTCCATAGATGCCTCCGAGAGGAAGTGTGGATCAGAGGCCACAGAGGATGCAGAGGAGAAATCTATTCCAGAAAAACATTCCAAAGTTGGCTCAACTTTAAGCTGCCAAGACCAAGTGGCAAATGTGGCAAGTGCCTCTCGGAGGCCTGAAGATGTGGGCCCTCgggaaagaacattttcttcctgtagcTTTGAGGAGCAAGAGGAGTTGTCCAAGGTCCATCGGGTGCCACAGCACGACCCAGTGGCAAGCGGCATCACAAATAAAAGTCCGGAGCAGTCAAACGCCTCTACGGAGCCTCGGTTTTTATCTCCCACGGTAAATTCTCGTGGTCCAAATCAGACAGGAGGTGCCTCTGTCAATAAAAATCACGTTGGCGTTCAAGGCAAAAAACTCTTTGGTTCTGGCTTTCCTTGCAGTCCTGGTGTTCGGCTGCATCACTCCAGGGCTATGGATCAAGTTTCAGCCATGGGAACCTTGTCCCCCAGCAAACAGATTCCTCTGAGCAAGAGCTGTGCCTCCGGAGAAGGAATGCCAGCTGCAAGGGAGGAATGGACTTCAAAGCAGCGCTCCGACACCCTGGGAGGGATCAGGAATGAGAACGTGTTGGCATGCAGCAGCCCAGCTAAGCGGAACATGGAGAACCGGaaggatgcagcccagaaccCTGTGGAGCTGACGGAGCCCTTGCAAAGCATTCCTCTGGGTATGGACTCACCATATTTTAAGTTTTCGAGGGAACCAGGGAAAGGACTCGCTCACCCTTTGGAGCCTTCTTCCTTACCCTCTCAGCTCAATATCAAGCAAGCGTTTTATGGGAAGCTTTCTAAGCTGCAGCTCAATTCCACCAGCTTTAATTATTCATCCAACACTCCAGCTTTTCCCAGAAGCCTTGCTGGGAGCGTGATGCAGCTCACCCATAAAGCGAACTTTTCTGCAAGCCGGAGCACGGCCCT